The Flavobacterium johnsoniae UW101 genomic interval GGATGATATTCCCGAATTGGCTAAAGCTGAAAATTTCGGTCTTTTGATGGCTGTTTTCCTTTGGATTTATGCACTTATGAGTCCTGTTTCCGGAATTATAGCAGATCGGTTTAACCGAAAAAGAATCATCATTGGAAGTCTTTTTATCTGGTCCGGGGTGACTATGGCGATGGGTTATGCCTCAACTTTCAATCAGATTTATATTTTGCGCGGCATTATGGGTTTTAGCGAAGCCTTTTATATTCCGGCTGCCTTATCCTTAATTGCAGATTACCATCAGGAAAAAACACGCTCTTTTGCCATTGCGATTCATACCACCGGAATTTATTTAGGACAGGCACTTGGTGGTTTTGGTGCCACTATTTCTAAGTATTTTTCCTGGCATTTCAGCTTCCACTCAGTAGGTTTATTTGGTGTACTTTACAGTTTAATACTGATATTTTTTATACAAGAAAAGAAAACATACTTCTTAGATCCCACAAAAAAGTCATCTGTCGGCAATGAATTCAGGCAGATGTTCAAAGGATTAGGAATATTATTCGGTAATATCTCCTTTTGGGTTTTGCTCTTTTATTTCTCTGCACCAAGTTTACCAGGCTGGGCGGCCAAAAACTGGTTACCCACCTTATTTACTGAAAC includes:
- a CDS encoding MFS transporter, coding for MIAKLNEKKSYPWIVVGLLWFVALLNYLDRQMLSTMKSAMMDDIPELAKAENFGLLMAVFLWIYALMSPVSGIIADRFNRKRIIIGSLFIWSGVTMAMGYASTFNQIYILRGIMGFSEAFYIPAALSLIADYHQEKTRSFAIAIHTTGIYLGQALGGFGATISKYFSWHFSFHSVGLFGVLYSLILIFFIQEKKTYFLDPTKKSSVGNEFRQMFKGLGILFGNISFWVLLFYFSAPSLPGWAAKNWLPTLFTETLHLDMSLAGPIATVTISMSSFFGVLIGGAISDRWVMKHLKGRIYTSVIGLFLTIPALFLFGYCCDIAAIVFGAVLFGLGFGIYDTNNMPILCQFVAPRYRATGYGIMNFVGISAGAVITEFLGKAADNGGMRHVFVLLLFVVFSAIVLQLVSLHPKTIDMTDEIIK